Proteins found in one Bacillota bacterium genomic segment:
- a CDS encoding DUF3883 domain-containing protein: MSTLEELLPNAAVRGIHPDCLVTVVGAQWFGSDAVELTYKDPTGRVANVLLFRQDESRLQVVEHGRPWSFDGDGSLFRLVSEAYRIRLTHLFDPVMAVHTSLVEPLPHQITAVYETMLPRQPLRFLLADDPGAGKTIMAGLLIKELIARGDLQRCLVVCPGSLAEQWQDELYRRFQLNFEIMTNDKLEAARTGNWFRENNLVIARLDKLSRDEDVQAKLKAPECQWDLVVVDEAHKLSATFFAGEVKYTKRYRLGQLLSTLTRHFLLMTATPHNGKEADFQLFMALLDGDRFEGRYRDGVHTVDVSDLMRRMVKEKLLKFDGTRLFPERIAYTVPYRLSDAEARLYKEVTGYVREEFNRADALQNEKRAGTVGFALTILQRRLASSPEAIYQSLRRRRERLEKRLRELELLQRGATVVLPIEGPVLDAEDVEDLEDAPETEVAVAEEQVLDQATAARTIGELRAEIEVLNRLERLAQSVRHNGEDRKWCELANLLSEIFTPSVLVGRVAEEAAPYGSGDIPRPAPSPQEKLVIFTEHRDTLFYLHERISTLLGRPEAVVCIHGGMGREERMKAQEAFRMDPEVRVLVATDAAGEGINLQRSHLMINYDLPWNPNRLEQRFGRIHRIGQTEVCHLWNLVAEETREGEVYQTLLKKLEEARKALGGQVFNVLGKVQFEGRPLRDLLIEAIRYGEMPEIRERITRVVANAFDQGRLQDLLEERVLAVEAMDMSRVQRVREEMERAEARRLQPHYIESFFLEAFRQLGGTIRQREPHRYEITHVPAQIRSRDHLIGTGEPVLPPYERVVFDKPLIAPQGQPLAAFLCPGHPLLDATLDLILERHRDLLRHGTVLVDERDSGDAPRLLFYLEHAVQDASRTRTGQQRVISKRMLYVELDAAGRAHHIDYAPYLDYRPLKPDEPDVETILKRPECAWITHDLEQKALGYAIAQVVPEHLQEVRSRRLALIDKTRAAVKDRLAKEISYWDHRAEELKIQEQAGKPNARLNSQEARRRADELQARLERRMEQLSLEGQISALPPVVLGGLVVIPIGLLAKMMGITPSTPVGATDTQAAATRARAIVMEVERRLGFEPVDREADKVGYDIESHIPGTGKLRFIEVKGRVSGATTVTMTKNEILYSLNKPDDYILAVVEFLDGDQYRVHYIRAPFQREPDFGVTSVNYDFAELLARAEEPA, translated from the coding sequence ATGAGTACGCTCGAGGAACTCTTGCCCAACGCCGCGGTGCGCGGCATTCACCCTGACTGCCTGGTCACCGTCGTCGGAGCTCAATGGTTTGGTTCAGACGCGGTTGAGCTGACATACAAGGATCCGACCGGCCGAGTAGCTAACGTGCTGCTTTTCAGGCAGGATGAATCCCGTCTCCAAGTGGTGGAGCATGGGCGGCCCTGGAGCTTCGATGGGGACGGCAGCCTTTTTCGGCTCGTTTCGGAAGCATACCGTATTCGGCTGACGCACCTCTTCGACCCGGTGATGGCTGTACATACCTCGCTGGTCGAGCCATTGCCACACCAGATCACCGCGGTTTATGAGACTATGCTGCCACGGCAACCGCTCCGCTTTCTCCTGGCCGATGATCCGGGAGCGGGTAAGACCATCATGGCTGGGCTCCTGATTAAGGAGCTAATCGCCCGTGGTGACCTACAGCGTTGCCTTGTGGTGTGCCCGGGAAGTCTTGCCGAACAGTGGCAGGATGAGCTTTACCGGCGCTTCCAGCTAAACTTCGAAATCATGACCAACGATAAGCTGGAGGCCGCCCGAACCGGGAACTGGTTTCGCGAAAACAACCTGGTTATTGCCAGGCTCGATAAGCTCTCTCGTGACGAGGATGTCCAGGCGAAGCTTAAGGCCCCCGAATGCCAATGGGACCTGGTAGTAGTCGACGAGGCGCACAAATTGTCGGCGACGTTCTTTGCAGGTGAGGTCAAGTATACCAAGCGTTACAGATTGGGACAGTTACTCTCGACGCTCACTCGCCACTTCCTTCTTATGACCGCCACGCCGCATAACGGCAAGGAGGCAGATTTTCAGCTTTTCATGGCCCTTCTGGACGGAGATCGGTTTGAAGGGCGTTACCGTGATGGCGTGCACACCGTGGATGTCTCTGACCTGATGCGTCGCATGGTGAAGGAGAAGCTACTCAAGTTCGATGGAACGCGGCTATTCCCCGAGCGTATCGCCTACACCGTACCCTACAGGCTGTCAGATGCCGAGGCGAGGCTTTACAAAGAAGTAACCGGGTACGTCCGAGAGGAGTTCAATCGGGCAGATGCTTTGCAAAACGAGAAGCGGGCCGGCACGGTAGGGTTCGCGCTCACCATTCTTCAACGGCGGCTGGCCTCCTCGCCAGAGGCCATCTACCAGTCCCTTAGACGGCGACGGGAACGGCTGGAAAAACGGCTTCGCGAACTCGAATTGCTCCAGCGTGGAGCGACCGTGGTTCTTCCAATCGAAGGCCCGGTTTTGGATGCCGAGGATGTGGAGGACCTGGAGGATGCTCCGGAAACTGAAGTTGCCGTCGCCGAGGAACAGGTTCTGGACCAAGCTACGGCCGCGCGCACCATAGGCGAGCTCAGGGCCGAAATCGAGGTGCTCAACCGCCTTGAGCGCCTGGCTCAATCCGTACGCCATAATGGCGAGGACCGCAAGTGGTGCGAGCTGGCCAACTTGCTGAGCGAGATCTTTACGCCTTCCGTTCTGGTCGGCCGCGTGGCTGAAGAAGCCGCACCATATGGGTCAGGCGATATCCCCCGTCCCGCGCCGTCGCCCCAGGAGAAGCTGGTCATCTTTACCGAGCACCGGGATACGCTGTTCTACCTTCATGAGCGAATTAGCACGCTTCTCGGACGCCCGGAGGCGGTGGTGTGCATCCATGGTGGCATGGGCCGCGAAGAGCGGATGAAGGCGCAAGAGGCCTTCAGGATGGATCCAGAGGTGCGGGTGCTCGTTGCAACTGACGCGGCCGGCGAAGGCATCAACCTTCAACGCTCCCACCTCATGATTAATTATGACCTACCTTGGAATCCCAATCGTCTTGAGCAGCGCTTTGGGCGTATCCATCGCATCGGTCAGACGGAGGTCTGCCATCTGTGGAATTTGGTGGCCGAGGAAACGCGTGAAGGTGAGGTCTACCAGACCCTGCTCAAGAAGCTTGAAGAGGCTCGCAAGGCTCTGGGCGGGCAGGTGTTTAATGTTCTTGGCAAGGTGCAGTTTGAGGGCCGGCCCTTGCGCGATCTGTTGATCGAGGCGATTCGCTATGGCGAGATGCCTGAGATTCGGGAACGCATCACCCGCGTCGTGGCCAATGCGTTCGACCAGGGTCGGCTTCAAGATCTCCTAGAGGAACGCGTACTCGCTGTCGAAGCTATGGACATGAGTCGGGTGCAACGCGTCCGGGAGGAGATGGAGCGGGCTGAGGCTCGGCGCTTGCAGCCGCACTACATCGAGTCATTCTTTTTGGAAGCCTTCCGGCAACTTGGAGGCACCATTAGGCAGCGTGAACCGCACCGCTACGAGATTACCCATGTACCTGCACAAATACGTAGCCGCGACCACCTGATAGGCACTGGCGAGCCCGTGCTGCCACCATATGAACGAGTCGTCTTTGACAAGCCGTTGATCGCACCCCAAGGTCAACCGCTGGCAGCTTTTCTGTGCCCAGGTCACCCCTTGCTCGACGCCACACTGGATCTTATCCTCGAACGCCACCGCGACCTGCTGCGCCACGGAACTGTGCTGGTCGACGAGCGCGACTCAGGGGACGCTCCTCGGCTGTTGTTTTACCTGGAACACGCCGTTCAAGACGCCAGCCGTACACGTACTGGTCAGCAGCGCGTCATCTCAAAGCGCATGCTGTACGTAGAACTAGATGCGGCAGGCCGCGCTCACCACATTGACTATGCGCCCTACCTGGACTACCGCCCGCTTAAGCCGGATGAACCAGATGTCGAGACTATTCTTAAACGCCCCGAGTGTGCCTGGATCACGCACGACCTGGAACAGAAGGCGCTGGGCTACGCCATTGCCCAGGTCGTGCCGGAACATCTGCAAGAGGTTCGTTCTCGCCGCCTGGCGCTCATTGACAAGACCCGCGCGGCGGTAAAGGATCGCCTGGCTAAGGAGATCAGCTACTGGGATCACAGGGCGGAGGAGCTCAAGATACAAGAACAGGCCGGCAAGCCCAACGCCCGTTTAAATTCGCAAGAGGCGCGCCGGCGGGCCGATGAACTACAGGCACGTCTCGAGCGGCGCATGGAGCAACTCAGCCTGGAAGGGCAAATCTCGGCTCTGCCACCGGTGGTGCTTGGGGGTCTGGTGGTCATTCCTATAGGGTTACTAGCGAAAATGATGGGCATTACCCCGAGCACCCCAGTTGGCGCTACCGATACACAAGCCGCAGCCACTCGCGCCCGCGCTATTGTGATGGAGGTTGAGCGGCGGCTGGGCTTTGAGCCGGTCGACCGGGAGGCTGATAAGGTCGGCTACGATATTGAAAGCCATATACCCGGCACCGGCAAGCTCCGTTTCATCGAAGTCAAAGGGCGGGTGAGCGGCGCCACTACGGTCACCATGACCAAGAACGAGATTCTATATTCGCTCAACAAGCCCGACGACTATATTCTAGCCGTCGTCGAGTTTCTCGATGGCGATCAGTATCGCGTCCACTACATACGCGCTCCATTCCAGCGCGAGCCGGATTTCGGGGTGACGAGCGTGAACTATGATTTCGCCGAGCTGTTGGCGAGGGCGGAGGAACCAGCATGA
- a CDS encoding transcriptional regulator produces MNGSSHQSETDLLEKLEQWIQGQEGERLEFKEARIRFSFEDLGRYCCALANEGGGMVILGVTDQRPRRIVGTQAFMQPERTRSELIQKLRLLIKVQEIFHPNGRVLVFQVPNRPLGTPLKWDGVYWSRQADSLVPMSEDKLRGIFAETGHDFSAEVCPGIGMKDLDGQAIENFRRRWIDKSRNSALAGIGAEQLLRDAELLLPNGFTYAALILFGTRAALSRFLAQAEVIFEYRPSEAAGPAAQRVEYRQGFFSFYEDLWTAINLRNDLQHYQEGFFVHDVPTFAERPVREAILNAISHRDYQLGGSVFVRQYPRRLVVESPGGLPVGITVENILDRQAPRNRRIAEAFARCGLVERSGQGVNLMFEESIKQGKPRPDFSGTDAYQVTLTLHGQVQDPRFIAFLEQVNREVQVSFDVQDLLLLDLIHHEEPISLHLQHRLRRLADLGVIETVGRGRGTRYLLARRFYVASGQRGLYTRRRGLDRDQNKALLLKHLQEAFPEGCAISELQQVVPALSRAHIKRLLDELRREDKVRVEGRKRGSRWCAMESRPRGERG; encoded by the coding sequence ATGAATGGATCAAGTCATCAGAGCGAAACGGATCTTCTAGAGAAGCTTGAACAATGGATTCAGGGTCAGGAGGGTGAGCGCCTCGAATTTAAGGAGGCGCGGATACGATTCTCTTTTGAGGACCTGGGCAGATACTGTTGCGCTCTGGCGAACGAGGGTGGGGGTATGGTGATCCTAGGTGTCACCGATCAACGGCCGCGTAGGATTGTTGGTACCCAAGCGTTCATGCAGCCAGAACGGACGCGCAGCGAATTGATACAGAAATTGCGATTGCTTATTAAGGTGCAGGAGATCTTTCACCCTAATGGTCGGGTGCTCGTCTTTCAGGTGCCAAACCGTCCGCTAGGTACTCCGCTTAAGTGGGATGGGGTTTATTGGTCCCGACAGGCTGATAGCCTCGTGCCGATGTCCGAGGATAAGCTAAGGGGCATTTTCGCCGAGACTGGCCACGACTTCTCGGCTGAAGTATGTCCAGGTATAGGAATGAAAGATCTCGACGGGCAAGCCATCGAGAACTTCCGACGGCGCTGGATCGACAAGTCGAGAAACAGCGCCCTCGCCGGCATTGGGGCCGAACAGCTTCTACGCGATGCCGAGCTTCTTTTGCCGAACGGCTTCACTTACGCTGCCCTCATCCTATTCGGAACGCGCGCAGCACTCAGTCGGTTCCTCGCCCAGGCTGAGGTGATCTTTGAATATCGTCCTTCGGAAGCTGCTGGTCCAGCCGCTCAACGTGTCGAGTACCGACAAGGTTTCTTTTCTTTCTATGAGGACCTATGGACCGCGATCAATCTACGGAACGATTTACAACACTATCAGGAGGGGTTCTTCGTTCATGACGTTCCGACATTCGCTGAGCGCCCGGTGCGCGAAGCGATCCTAAACGCTATAAGCCATCGGGATTATCAACTAGGCGGAAGTGTCTTCGTCCGTCAATACCCGCGCCGGTTAGTGGTCGAGAGTCCCGGCGGACTTCCTGTGGGTATTACTGTCGAGAATATCTTAGACCGCCAGGCTCCCCGTAACCGGCGTATTGCGGAAGCGTTTGCCCGTTGTGGACTGGTCGAACGCTCCGGCCAGGGCGTGAATTTGATGTTTGAAGAGAGCATTAAGCAGGGGAAACCCAGACCCGATTTCTCCGGCACAGACGCGTATCAGGTGACGCTTACCCTCCATGGTCAGGTTCAGGATCCCCGTTTTATCGCCTTTTTGGAGCAGGTCAACCGCGAGGTTCAGGTCAGCTTCGACGTTCAAGACCTGCTTCTTCTAGACCTGATTCACCACGAGGAGCCCATTTCATTACATTTGCAGCACCGCCTTCGGCGGCTAGCCGATCTGGGGGTAATCGAAACGGTCGGGCGCGGGCGAGGAACGCGCTATCTGCTTGCTAGACGGTTCTATGTTGCGAGTGGTCAGCGAGGGCTCTACACCCGTCGGAGGGGACTGGACCGGGATCAAAATAAGGCACTTCTACTTAAGCACCTTCAGGAGGCCTTTCCAGAGGGCTGCGCGATTAGTGAACTTCAGCAAGTCGTACCGGCCTTGTCGCGCGCCCACATTAAGCGTCTTCTAGACGAGCTTCGGCGTGAAGATAAAGTGCGAGTTGAAGGGCGGAAGCGGGGGTCAAGATGGTGCGCCATGGAGTCACGGCCAAGAGGGGAACGTGGTTGA
- a CDS encoding DUF1156 domain-containing protein → MTQHQRKLIEVALPLPEINDASAYDKMPGIGPHPKGIHHWWARLPLPTARAILFASVVDDPSAHPDRFATEEAQNAERERLFGIIRRMMQKQLHRHPEVYAEARAEMLKHCGGRLPAILDPFAGGGSIPLEAARLGFKAYAGDLNPIAVLLNKCNLELVPRWAGRPPVNPEDRQKIGGTDSWPGASGLAADVRYYGRVVLGRAREKIGHLYPPVKVTKEMAEDRPDLKPYVGKELPVIAWIWARTVASPNPAARRAHVPLLSTFWLSSKKGSEAWLEPIVDRTTGIWRFAVRIGPPKDRAAVKAGTKSGTGGFRCLVSDSPIPFDYIRAEGERRRLGFAMVAIVAQLPRGRAYLPVSDEQVKAAASVSPSDFPDSDLPAEALGFRIQNYGITKHWQMFTPRQLTAVVTLSDLVKAIREDVRRDAGAAGLSDEDAEAYAAMVVTFLALNLNRCADLGNSLCTWNHCDQVLRNLFKRQAIPMVWDFAEANILEGVVGGWSTCIERTARSIETMSTRRAGHARQIDAASPWNGLRNVLVSTDPPYYDNIGYAALSDFFYVWLRRTVGDLYPDLFKTILVPKEPELVAAPERFSGDKYKAKEHFESGFRKAFVALREKMDPRFPLTVYYAFKQDDEESGAGEEEADASNGLTIDRTTGWETMLESLIGTGFQITATWPVRASQAWRMRAMRSNALASYSVFACRPRPADAPQTDRRSFVAELKRELPAALRRLRQGNIAPVDFAQAAIGPGMAIYSRYRRILESSGRPMTVRTALALINQTLTEVLSEQEDEFDADTRWALAWFEQLGFAEGEFGVAETLSKAKNTSVSGMVQAGILSSKGGKVRLLRPDELPKEWDPVADLRLTVWEMVHHLIRALEAGGEGAAAELVRKFGSKAEMARDLAYRLYTICERKKRAQEALSYNGLVQSWPEITRLAREGSESGQAQRSLFEESGE, encoded by the coding sequence ATGACACAGCATCAGAGAAAGCTCATCGAAGTCGCTCTCCCGTTGCCGGAAATCAACGACGCGTCAGCGTACGATAAGATGCCCGGCATCGGGCCGCATCCAAAGGGGATTCATCACTGGTGGGCGCGCCTTCCTCTTCCCACTGCCCGCGCTATCCTGTTTGCCTCGGTGGTCGATGACCCGAGCGCGCATCCAGATAGGTTCGCCACGGAGGAGGCGCAGAATGCCGAACGGGAGCGGCTGTTCGGGATCATCCGCCGGATGATGCAGAAGCAATTGCACCGCCATCCAGAGGTCTACGCTGAAGCACGGGCTGAGATGCTGAAGCACTGCGGAGGGCGCCTTCCCGCGATTCTCGACCCGTTTGCCGGTGGTGGTTCTATCCCTCTTGAAGCGGCTCGGCTTGGCTTTAAGGCGTACGCGGGCGACCTTAACCCGATCGCGGTGCTGTTGAATAAGTGTAACCTTGAGCTTGTGCCCCGGTGGGCCGGCAGACCTCCGGTAAACCCCGAGGATAGGCAAAAAATCGGCGGAACAGACTCTTGGCCTGGAGCCTCAGGACTAGCGGCTGACGTGCGCTACTATGGGCGTGTCGTCCTGGGGCGGGCGCGGGAGAAGATCGGGCATCTCTACCCACCGGTGAAGGTGACCAAGGAGATGGCGGAAGACCGGCCCGATTTGAAGCCCTATGTCGGGAAAGAGTTGCCCGTCATCGCATGGATCTGGGCGCGCACCGTGGCTAGTCCGAACCCGGCCGCTCGGAGAGCGCACGTTCCGCTGCTAAGTACCTTTTGGCTTTCGAGTAAGAAGGGGAGCGAGGCTTGGCTCGAGCCCATCGTGGACCGGACAACCGGTATCTGGCGCTTTGCGGTGCGCATCGGCCCCCCCAAAGACCGTGCGGCGGTGAAGGCGGGGACGAAGAGCGGCACGGGTGGGTTTCGGTGCTTGGTTTCGGACTCGCCCATTCCCTTCGACTACATCCGTGCCGAAGGGGAACGGCGGCGACTCGGCTTCGCGATGGTCGCCATTGTTGCACAGCTTCCACGGGGTCGGGCTTATCTGCCAGTGAGCGACGAACAGGTAAAAGCAGCCGCATCTGTGTCGCCGTCTGACTTCCCCGACAGCGACCTGCCGGCGGAAGCCTTGGGTTTTCGTATCCAGAACTACGGCATCACGAAGCACTGGCAGATGTTCACCCCCCGCCAGCTCACCGCGGTGGTGACGCTCTCGGACCTGGTGAAGGCGATCCGAGAGGATGTGCGGCGGGATGCAGGCGCCGCGGGACTTTCAGACGAGGACGCGGAGGCTTACGCTGCCATGGTGGTGACATTTCTGGCGCTGAATCTGAATCGCTGCGCGGACCTCGGCAACTCGCTTTGCACATGGAATCACTGTGACCAAGTGCTGCGAAATCTCTTCAAGCGTCAGGCAATCCCGATGGTGTGGGACTTCGCTGAAGCAAACATCCTGGAAGGTGTTGTCGGCGGCTGGTCAACCTGCATTGAACGAACAGCAAGATCCATCGAAACGATGTCCACACGTCGGGCAGGCCACGCCCGCCAGATTGACGCGGCGAGTCCTTGGAACGGACTCAGAAACGTCCTCGTCAGTACCGATCCGCCCTACTACGACAACATCGGCTACGCCGCCTTAAGTGACTTCTTCTATGTCTGGCTGCGACGCACGGTAGGTGATCTCTACCCTGATCTTTTCAAGACGATCCTCGTGCCCAAGGAGCCAGAGCTGGTCGCCGCTCCGGAACGCTTCAGTGGCGATAAATACAAAGCCAAGGAACACTTTGAATCCGGCTTTCGCAAAGCTTTTGTCGCGTTGCGCGAGAAAATGGACCCGCGGTTTCCGTTGACGGTTTACTACGCCTTCAAGCAGGATGACGAGGAAAGCGGTGCGGGCGAGGAAGAGGCGGACGCAAGCAACGGCTTAACGATCGACCGCACCACCGGGTGGGAAACGATGCTGGAATCTCTCATCGGCACCGGTTTTCAAATCACGGCTACTTGGCCGGTGCGCGCGTCGCAGGCATGGCGGATGCGAGCTATGAGGTCGAATGCCCTCGCCTCCTACAGCGTGTTCGCCTGCCGACCCCGGCCGGCAGATGCCCCGCAGACCGACCGGCGTTCGTTTGTGGCGGAACTAAAGCGGGAGCTCCCGGCGGCGCTGCGCCGCCTCCGGCAGGGCAACATCGCCCCGGTGGACTTTGCCCAGGCCGCCATCGGCCCGGGCATGGCGATCTACTCACGGTATCGCCGCATTCTGGAGTCGAGCGGGAGACCTATGACCGTACGCACGGCGCTCGCCCTCATTAACCAGACCTTGACTGAGGTGCTGTCGGAGCAGGAGGATGAGTTTGACGCCGATACCCGCTGGGCGCTGGCTTGGTTCGAGCAGTTGGGTTTTGCTGAGGGTGAATTCGGTGTGGCTGAGACGCTTTCCAAGGCCAAAAACACCAGTGTCAGCGGCATGGTTCAGGCGGGGATCCTCTCGTCGAAGGGCGGCAAGGTGCGTCTGCTGCGTCCCGACGAATTGCCCAAGGAGTGGGATCCAGTTGCTGACCTGCGTTTGACGGTGTGGGAAATGGTGCATCACCTGATTCGCGCGTTGGAGGCGGGCGGTGAGGGCGCGGCTGCGGAGTTGGTGCGTAAGTTCGGCTCTAAGGCCGAGATGGCCCGTGATCTGGCCTACCGGCTTTACACTATATGCGAGCGCAAGAAGCGAGCCCAGGAGGCGCTTTCCTATAACGGCCTCGTTCAGAGTTGGCCGGAGATCACACGGCTGGCGCGCGAGGGCAGTGAGTCCGGACAAGCACAAAGATCATTGTTCGAAGAGAGTGGGGAATAA